From the Oryza glaberrima chromosome 5, OglaRS2, whole genome shotgun sequence genome, one window contains:
- the LOC127773155 gene encoding uncharacterized protein LOC127773155 isoform X2 has protein sequence MPAFLSDTTIRRFLRARNWSTEQATKSLKETVKWRRQYRPESIYWDDIADKEYEGRRAYIADYLDAKGRSILITKPTIKGRVSGKEQIKHFVYLLESLAMNSADEQEEHVTWLIDLRGWSISSTPLSTSRESMHIVQNYYPGIIAVAILSNTPRIFESFWKIIKHFLEAKMSEKVKFLYTNNPENHKIVSEMFDMDLLETAFGGRNSITIDIDNYAERMRRSDLARGVLIIQTDINLISRHH, from the exons ATGCCGGCATTCTTATCAGACACCACCATCCGCCGTTTCCTAAGGGCAAGGAACTGGAGCACGGAACAAGCAACCAAGTCGCTCAAAGAAACTGTCAAGTGGAGGCGTCAGTACAGGCCAGAAAGCATTTACTGG GACGACATTGCTGACAAGGAGTATGAGGGTAGGAGAGCATATATAGCTGACTACCTTGATGCCAAAGGAAGATCTATACTAATCACAAAGCCGACAATTAAG GGGAGAGTTTCAGGGAAGGAGCAGATAAAACACTTTGTATATCTCCTGGAGAGTTTGGCTATGAACTCTGCAGATGAACAAGAAGAACATGTTACTTGGCTGATAGACCTCAGAGGCTGGAGTATATCAAGTACGCCATTATCGACATCCCGTGAATCCATGCACATAGTTCAAAACTACTATCCAGGGATTATTGCAGTAGCAATACTCAGCAACACTCCAAGGATTTTTGAATCTTTCTGGAAG ATTATAAAGCACTTCTTGGAAGCAAAGATGAGCGAGAAGGTGAAGTTTCTATATACTAACAATCCAGAGAACCACAAGATAGTGTCTGAAATGTTTGACATGGATCTGCTGGAGACTGCATTTGGGGGCAGAAATTCAATTACCATTGATATAGACAATTATGCTGAGAGAATGAGGAGATCAGATCTTGCGAGAGGAGTTTTAATCATCCAAACGGACATAAATCTGATTAGTCGACATCACTGA
- the LOC127773155 gene encoding uncharacterized protein LOC127773155 isoform X1, translating into MSFLLKTRSESDKPKSPSSEELQQKIVQVRELLESLAAEMPAFLSDTTIRRFLRARNWSTEQATKSLKETVKWRRQYRPESIYWDDIADKEYEGRRAYIADYLDAKGRSILITKPTIKGRVSGKEQIKHFVYLLESLAMNSADEQEEHVTWLIDLRGWSISSTPLSTSRESMHIVQNYYPGIIAVAILSNTPRIFESFWKIIKHFLEAKMSEKVKFLYTNNPENHKIVSEMFDMDLLETAFGGRNSITIDIDNYAERMRRSDLARGVLIIQTDINLISRHH; encoded by the exons ATGAGTTTCCTGCTGAAGACTAGGAGTGAATCTGACAAGCCGAAGTCGCCATCTTCTGAAGAACTGCAGCAAAAG ATAGTTCAAGTCCGGGAACTCCTGGAAAGCCTGGCAGCTGAGATGCCGGCATTCTTATCAGACACCACCATCCGCCGTTTCCTAAGGGCAAGGAACTGGAGCACGGAACAAGCAACCAAGTCGCTCAAAGAAACTGTCAAGTGGAGGCGTCAGTACAGGCCAGAAAGCATTTACTGG GACGACATTGCTGACAAGGAGTATGAGGGTAGGAGAGCATATATAGCTGACTACCTTGATGCCAAAGGAAGATCTATACTAATCACAAAGCCGACAATTAAG GGGAGAGTTTCAGGGAAGGAGCAGATAAAACACTTTGTATATCTCCTGGAGAGTTTGGCTATGAACTCTGCAGATGAACAAGAAGAACATGTTACTTGGCTGATAGACCTCAGAGGCTGGAGTATATCAAGTACGCCATTATCGACATCCCGTGAATCCATGCACATAGTTCAAAACTACTATCCAGGGATTATTGCAGTAGCAATACTCAGCAACACTCCAAGGATTTTTGAATCTTTCTGGAAG ATTATAAAGCACTTCTTGGAAGCAAAGATGAGCGAGAAGGTGAAGTTTCTATATACTAACAATCCAGAGAACCACAAGATAGTGTCTGAAATGTTTGACATGGATCTGCTGGAGACTGCATTTGGGGGCAGAAATTCAATTACCATTGATATAGACAATTATGCTGAGAGAATGAGGAGATCAGATCTTGCGAGAGGAGTTTTAATCATCCAAACGGACATAAATCTGATTAGTCGACATCACTGA